A part of Mycobacteriales bacterium genomic DNA contains:
- a CDS encoding PRC-barrel domain-containing protein encodes MFEADDIRDWQGSTVVDRDGSKIGTLEGLYYDTATQQPTFASIQIGIVGRHRLTFVPLAGARVSPSHLRVMVEKKTVKDALTIDTDGALTAAQEPELFEHYGIAYQPGSSGERRLGRR; translated from the coding sequence GTGTTCGAGGCGGACGACATCCGGGACTGGCAGGGCAGCACCGTGGTGGACCGCGATGGGAGCAAGATCGGGACGTTGGAGGGTCTCTACTACGACACGGCGACCCAGCAGCCGACCTTCGCCTCCATCCAGATAGGCATCGTCGGCCGGCACCGGCTGACCTTCGTACCGCTGGCCGGAGCGCGCGTCTCGCCGAGCCACCTCCGGGTGATGGTGGAGAAGAAGACGGTGAAGGACGCGCTCACGATCGACACCGACGGAGCGCTGACCGCGGCCCAGGAGCCGGAGCTGTTCGAGCACTACGGCATCGCGTACCAGCCCGGTTCGAGCGGAGAACGACGCCTCGGCCGACGCTGA
- a CDS encoding cupredoxin domain-containing protein: protein MAVAAVAISAAVAACSHGEDSGSAGASAGAGRITVQNFVFTSPVTVTPGATITVTNKDPVDHNVISDDAGLFETPAIQHDKSVTFTAPTAPGTYKFSCTFHPQMKSIGTLIVQG from the coding sequence ATGGCCGTCGCGGCGGTGGCGATCTCGGCCGCCGTCGCGGCCTGCTCGCACGGGGAAGATTCCGGCTCTGCCGGCGCATCGGCCGGGGCCGGCCGGATCACGGTCCAGAATTTCGTGTTCACCTCCCCGGTCACGGTCACGCCCGGCGCCACGATCACCGTCACCAACAAGGACCCCGTGGACCACAACGTGATCTCCGACGACGCGGGCCTGTTCGAGACCCCCGCCATCCAGCACGACAAGAGCGTCACCTTCACCGCGCCGACCGCGCCCGGCACCTACAAGTTCAGCTGCACCTTCCACCCGCAGATGAAAAGCATCGGCACGCTCATCGTCCAGGGCTGA